One region of Oryzias latipes chromosome 6, ASM223467v1 genomic DNA includes:
- the etfa gene encoding electron transfer flavoprotein subunit alpha, mitochondrial, which translates to MNRVFSKGSLKNLTGLIQRFQSTLVIAEHSNEKLTPITLNAITAASKLGGDVACLVAGTNCAKIVEELSKVKGVKKVLVAQHDAYKGALPEELTPLILETQKQFNFTHICAGASAFGKNLLPRVAAKLDVAPISDIIEIKSPDTFVRTIYAGNALSTVKCNEPVKVFTVRGTAFEAASVEGGSAASEDVAPAALAGVSEWLEQSLTKSDRPELTGAKVVVSGGRGLKSGDNFKLLYDLADKLNAAVGASRAAVDAGFVPNDMQVGQTGKIVAPELYIAVGISGAIQHLAGMKDSKTIVAINKDPEAPIFQVADYGLVADLFKAVPEMTEALSK; encoded by the exons ACTGGCCTCATCCAGCGGTTTCAAAGCACCTTGGTCATTGCAGAACACAGCAATGAAAAACTGACACCTATTACTCTCAACGCCATCACTGCCGCCAGTAAACTTGGTGGAGATGTAGCTTGTCTGGTTGCAGGCACAAATTGTGCCAAG ATTGTGGAGGAGCTAAGCAAAGTAAAAGGTGTGAAGAAGGTTCTGGTGGCGCAACATGACGCTTACAAAGGAGCCTTGCCAG AGGAGTTGACTCCACTTATTCTGGAAACACAAAAGCAGTTTAACTTCACTCACATCTGCGCTGGTGCATCTGCTTTCGGAAAG AACTTGCTGCCCAGAGTCGCTGCAAAGTTGGACGTCGCCCCAATTTCAGATATTATCGAAATCAAATCTCCTGATACGTTTGTAAGGACCATCTATGCAG GAAATGCCCTCAGCACAGTGAAATGCAATGAACCAGTGAAGGTCTTCACTGTCAGAGGGACGGCTTTTGAGGCAGCTTCAGTGGAGGGAGGAAGTGCTGCTTCAGAAGATG TTGCTCCGGCTGCTCTTGCTGGAGTGTCAGAGTGGCTTGAACAGAGTTTGACCAAGAGTGACCGACCAGAGTTGACAGGTGCAAAGGTTGTGGTGTCAGGAG GAAGAGGATTAAAGAGTGGAGACAACTTCAAGCTGCTTTATGATCTTGCTGACAAACTGAACGCTGCAG ttggagcatctagagctgcagtggATGCTGGATTTGTCCCAAACGATATGCAGGTTGGACAGACAGGCAAAATTGTAGCTCCg gAGTTGTACATTGCAGTTGGTATTTCAGGAGCGATTCAACATTTGGCTGGAATGAAAGATAGTAAG ACTATTGTTGCTATCAACAAGGATCCTGAAGCTCCCATTTTCCAGGTGGCTGACTATGGCTTAGTGGCAGATCTTTTTAAG gccgTTCCTGAGATGACGGAAGCACTGAGCAAGTGA